The following are encoded together in the Actinoplanes sp. N902-109 genome:
- a CDS encoding LuxR C-terminal-related transcriptional regulator: MSQRDLAGLAAAHLRRPGLVVLTGAPGAGRSSLLRAIAALAGSPVLSGGGLAMLTGVPALALSRAVKARLPAHDVPLLAEAVRSRVRGGLLVLDDLQHADPATLAALPHLARHVRVVGALRTPHRLSDDVVAQLRASATAWLDVPALTAAEATDLARRTAPQLGEAALTAVVTRAGGNPLAVTALARQAGGGRGTPAGDLDQVAYAIATALADLPRPARTALAALGLLGRPAPARLLGAGAPVLRESGLVADTDAGVVPVSAYLAETAAGLLDAAARVDLHRALATVTPDAEAAKHLAAAGDHLPAYRKALAAADRTTGADRGDLLLFACELPGVNVDPRVRLAAADALLAAGRPHAAARVLTTPAPLGVEADVLRGEALLQAGDPAAARDAVRPVPDAATATVAAARDRILLLADLATDPASALDTAGKIAARHPVPPPAVAAALAAVHAAHRTPGWDTELQAACAPGTDPLTGRWSAWLLVGHLIADARLPQAAAVARTAAATAGADLAYSWQTRFLAVADWADVLHGPAATPAPGAAAGSSSAGGPDAGSLNPGGSVPAGSAAGAPPGGGSAVGGSAVGGASRSGGPGGFVSVADHSVREAIAAPVPPAAAGAAVPLAASAAEAFEPAAEASGRASLSEAPGSASASGAAFAAGPAFPAEAPASVPASAPADQASGTAGLASGMSGLASAALLQGRDADAAVRHSGDLADRALPADARAYATAAIALVEADTGLLAAARARLAGPDTHPATAWVAREAAWLDGQPERAAQPIVDGPGGGLLAGLRAITARWAAFDAGRPAVPPGAAVPRGAAVPRSGVVSRDGVVPRDGAVPRGEAAVPGPDSTAATSDAGGRAASTGATAASVGGGGAAVRSPGSATENSAAGSSAAGSSAAGSSAAQAVRTRRETGGGTAGSAGATGGVGPAITTAGGVAEPGFAGAGSPEPGAADLAPGVPQAARGTLLAWSTGAGFPAAAQAWDGVVLREQIRCLLAAGLRDADEQRAVGALLQAEQLADAAGLVVLAGRARRGLRRHHVQRDSRSPRSGSRLTRREMDVLRLVAAGEPTRRIAGQLGISTETVDTHIRAGMRKLGARTRTEAAAVALSQLEPPAGSDREDGR; this comes from the coding sequence GTGTCACAGCGGGACCTGGCCGGTCTGGCAGCTGCTCACCTGCGCCGGCCGGGCCTGGTCGTGCTCACCGGCGCGCCCGGCGCCGGGCGCAGCAGCCTGTTGCGGGCGATCGCGGCGCTGGCCGGCTCGCCGGTGCTCAGCGGCGGTGGCCTGGCCATGCTGACCGGGGTGCCCGCCCTGGCGCTGTCGCGTGCGGTCAAGGCCCGCCTGCCCGCCCATGACGTGCCGCTGCTGGCCGAGGCGGTGCGCTCGCGGGTACGCGGCGGCCTGCTGGTGCTCGACGACCTGCAGCATGCCGATCCGGCCACGCTGGCTGCCCTGCCGCACCTGGCTCGGCACGTACGGGTGGTGGGTGCGCTGCGCACGCCGCACCGGCTGAGCGACGACGTGGTGGCGCAGCTGCGCGCCAGCGCCACGGCCTGGCTGGACGTGCCCGCGCTGACCGCGGCCGAGGCCACCGACCTGGCCCGGCGCACCGCACCCCAGCTGGGCGAGGCGGCGCTGACCGCGGTGGTGACCCGCGCCGGTGGCAACCCGCTGGCCGTCACCGCGCTGGCCCGCCAGGCCGGCGGCGGGCGCGGCACCCCCGCCGGTGACCTCGACCAGGTCGCCTATGCCATCGCCACGGCGCTGGCCGACCTGCCCCGCCCGGCGCGCACCGCGCTGGCCGCGCTGGGCCTGCTCGGCCGGCCCGCCCCGGCCCGGCTGCTGGGTGCCGGTGCACCGGTGCTGCGCGAGTCCGGCCTGGTCGCCGACACCGACGCCGGGGTGGTGCCGGTCTCGGCGTACCTGGCGGAGACCGCGGCGGGCCTGCTCGACGCCGCCGCCCGGGTCGACCTGCACCGGGCGCTGGCCACGGTCACCCCGGACGCCGAGGCGGCCAAGCACCTCGCCGCCGCCGGTGACCACCTCCCGGCGTACCGCAAAGCCCTGGCCGCGGCCGACCGCACCACCGGGGCCGACCGCGGTGACCTGCTGCTGTTCGCCTGCGAACTGCCCGGCGTCAACGTCGACCCGCGGGTCCGCCTCGCCGCCGCCGACGCCCTGCTGGCCGCGGGCCGCCCGCACGCCGCCGCCCGCGTGCTCACCACCCCCGCCCCGCTCGGCGTGGAAGCCGACGTGCTGCGCGGCGAGGCCCTGCTGCAGGCCGGCGACCCGGCCGCCGCCCGCGACGCCGTCCGCCCGGTCCCCGACGCCGCCACCGCCACGGTGGCCGCCGCCCGCGACCGCATCCTGCTCCTGGCCGACCTGGCCACCGACCCCGCCTCCGCCCTCGACACCGCCGGCAAGATCGCCGCCCGGCACCCCGTCCCCCCACCCGCCGTCGCCGCCGCCCTGGCCGCCGTCCACGCCGCCCACCGCACCCCCGGCTGGGACACCGAGCTGCAGGCGGCCTGCGCTCCCGGCACCGACCCGCTCACCGGCCGCTGGAGCGCCTGGCTCCTGGTCGGCCACCTGATCGCCGACGCCCGCCTGCCCCAGGCCGCCGCGGTGGCCCGTACGGCGGCCGCGACGGCGGGGGCGGACCTGGCCTACAGCTGGCAGACCCGCTTCCTGGCCGTGGCGGACTGGGCAGACGTGCTGCACGGGCCCGCCGCGACACCGGCGCCCGGCGCAGCTGCGGGCAGCTCATCAGCCGGCGGACCGGATGCGGGCAGCCTCAACCCGGGCGGCTCAGTCCCGGCCGGCTCTGCGGCGGGCGCCCCTCCGGGAGGCGGTTCTGCGGTGGGCGGTTCTGCGGTGGGTGGCGCTTCCCGCTCCGGCGGGCCGGGAGGGTTCGTCTCGGTGGCTGACCACTCGGTCCGGGAGGCCATTGCCGCGCCGGTGCCGCCTGCTGCCGCCGGGGCCGCTGTCCCCCTTGCCGCGTCCGCAGCTGAGGCGTTCGAGCCCGCAGCCGAGGCGTCGGGACGCGCATCGCTGTCCGAGGCGCCGGGATCGGCGTCGGCCTCCGGTGCGGCCTTCGCGGCCGGGCCCGCGTTCCCAGCCGAGGCGCCGGCCTCCGTACCGGCCTCCGCACCGGCCGATCAAGCATCCGGCACGGCGGGGCTGGCGTCCGGTATGTCGGGGCTGGCATCCGCGGCGCTGCTGCAGGGCCGCGACGCGGACGCGGCGGTGCGGCACAGCGGGGATCTGGCCGACCGCGCGTTGCCGGCCGACGCCCGCGCCTATGCGACAGCGGCCATCGCGCTCGTGGAAGCCGACACCGGCCTGCTGGCGGCGGCCCGCGCCCGGCTGGCCGGCCCGGACACGCATCCGGCGACCGCCTGGGTGGCCCGCGAAGCCGCCTGGCTCGACGGCCAGCCCGAACGAGCCGCACAACCGATTGTCGACGGCCCAGGCGGCGGCCTGCTGGCCGGGCTCCGGGCGATCACGGCGCGCTGGGCGGCGTTCGACGCCGGCCGCCCGGCAGTCCCACCAGGCGCAGCCGTCCCGCGGGGGGCAGCCGTCCCACGTAGCGGGGTCGTCTCGCGTGACGGGGTCGTGCCGCGTGACGGGGCCGTGCCGCGTGGCGAGGCAGCCGTGCCAGGCCCGGACAGCACAGCGGCAACGTCGGACGCCGGCGGCCGAGCGGCGTCAACCGGCGCCACAGCGGCGTCGGTCGGCGGCGGTGGCGCAGCGGTGCGCAGCCCAGGCAGCGCAACGGAGAACAGCGCGGCAGGAAGCAGCGCGGCAGGAAGCAGCGCGGCAGGAAGCAGCGCGGCACAGGCGGTCCGCACGCGCCGTGAGACCGGCGGCGGCACCGCAGGCAGTGCGGGTGCGACCGGCGGCGTCGGCCCGGCGATCACAACGGCGGGGGGTGTCGCGGAGCCGGGCTTTGCCGGGGCGGGCAGCCCTGAGCCGGGTGCAGCCGATCTGGCGCCGGGCGTGCCGCAGGCGGCGCGGGGCACCCTGCTGGCGTGGTCGACGGGGGCCGGTTTTCCCGCCGCGGCGCAGGCGTGGGACGGGGTGGTGTTGCGCGAGCAGATCCGGTGTCTGCTGGCGGCCGGGTTGCGTGACGCGGACGAGCAGCGGGCGGTGGGGGCGTTGTTGCAGGCCGAGCAGCTGGCTGATGCGGCCGGGCTGGTGGTGCTGGCCGGGCGGGCGCGGCGCGGGTTGCGGCGCCATCATGTGCAGCGGGACAGCCGGAGCCCGCGGTCGGGGTCGCGGTTGACGCGCCGGGAGATGGATGTGCTGCGGCTGGTGGCGGCCGGGGAGCCGACCCGGCGCATCGCCGGGCAGCTGGGCATCTCGACCGAGACGGTGGACACCCACATCCGGGCCGGGATGCGCAAGCTGGGGGCGCGCACCCGCACCGAGGCTGCCGCCGTGGCGCTGAGCCAGCTGGAACCGCCCGCTGGATCCGACCGTGAGGATGGCCGGTGA
- a CDS encoding MFS transporter, with translation MTSSAAMTATTAPDSTRRERTGWYLYDWANSGFQTTVITVFLGPFLTTVTEQAAGCPLGADDCTGRVHPLGLSIAAGSYFPYLVSLSVLLTVFVLPVMGAIADRAPRRKPLLATAAFTGAAATCAIGFVTGTQYLLGGILFVVANIAFSAAVVVYNSFLPQLAPPDERDKVSSRGWAIGYLGGGTLLLLNLIAVLTLSIDGNDQRTLDLARWCIVSAGVWWAAFTLLPLRRLREHPTAAAAQQRGNVLTDGFRQLGHTLRDLRAYPLTLFFLAAYLVYNDGVQTVISLAAQFGSEELQLPQSTLILTILIVQFLAFGGALLLGRLAQRTGARTTILLALVLWLAVIVAAYWLPVGASAPFMLLGAGIGLVMGGTQALSRSLFSQLIPAGREGEYYGFYEISDRGTSWLGPLVFGLVFQLTNSYRTGIVSLVIFFVAGAILLAMVPLRRAVLAAGNTPPRLL, from the coding sequence ATGACATCATCGGCGGCCATGACCGCAACCACCGCGCCGGACAGCACCCGGCGCGAACGCACCGGCTGGTACCTCTACGACTGGGCCAACTCGGGCTTCCAGACCACCGTCATCACGGTGTTCCTCGGCCCGTTCCTGACCACCGTCACCGAACAGGCCGCCGGCTGCCCGCTGGGCGCGGACGACTGCACCGGCCGGGTGCACCCGCTGGGGCTCAGCATCGCCGCCGGCTCCTACTTCCCCTACCTGGTGTCGCTGTCGGTGCTGCTGACCGTCTTCGTGCTGCCGGTCATGGGAGCCATCGCCGACCGGGCACCCCGGCGTAAACCCCTGCTCGCCACGGCCGCGTTTACCGGCGCCGCCGCCACCTGCGCCATCGGCTTCGTCACCGGCACCCAGTACCTGCTCGGCGGCATCCTGTTCGTCGTCGCCAACATCGCCTTCAGCGCCGCCGTGGTCGTCTACAACTCCTTCCTGCCCCAGCTGGCCCCGCCCGACGAACGCGACAAGGTCTCCAGCCGCGGCTGGGCCATCGGCTACCTCGGCGGCGGCACCCTGCTGCTGCTCAACCTCATCGCCGTACTCACCCTCAGCATCGACGGCAACGACCAGCGCACCCTCGACCTGGCCCGCTGGTGCATCGTGTCGGCCGGGGTGTGGTGGGCCGCCTTCACCCTGCTGCCGCTGCGCCGGCTGCGCGAACACCCCACCGCCGCGGCCGCCCAGCAACGCGGCAACGTGCTCACCGACGGCTTCCGCCAGCTCGGGCACACCCTGCGCGATCTGCGCGCCTACCCGCTCACCCTGTTCTTCCTGGCCGCCTACCTGGTCTACAACGACGGCGTGCAGACGGTCATCTCCCTGGCCGCCCAGTTCGGCTCCGAGGAACTCCAGCTGCCCCAGTCCACCCTGATCCTGACCATCCTCATCGTGCAGTTCCTCGCCTTCGGCGGCGCCCTGCTGCTGGGCCGCCTCGCCCAGCGCACCGGCGCCCGCACCACCATCCTGCTCGCCCTGGTGCTCTGGCTGGCCGTCATCGTCGCCGCCTACTGGCTGCCCGTCGGCGCCTCCGCACCGTTCATGCTGCTGGGCGCGGGCATCGGCCTGGTCATGGGCGGCACCCAGGCGCTGAGCCGCTCCCTGTTCAGCCAGCTCATCCCGGCCGGCCGCGAGGGGGAGTACTACGGCTTCTACGAGATCAGCGACCGCGGCACCAGCTGGCTCGGCCCGCTGGTGTTCGGCCTGGTCTTCCAGCTCACCAACAGCTACCGCACCGGCATCGTGTCGCTGGTGATCTTCTTCGTCGCCGGTGCCATCCTGCTGGCAATGGTCCCGCTGCGCCGCGCCGTGCTCGCCGCGGGCAACACCCCGCCGCGCCTGCTGTGA
- a CDS encoding GntR family transcriptional regulator, whose amino-acid sequence MDITIDPGSPLPPYEQVRRTIAELAAAGALPAGTRLPPVRHLATQLGLAVNTVARSYRELEQAGLVETRGRAGTVITPAAAGIPAAAQRAAQHYAEQTRALGLTPEQALDLARAALTAGTTPA is encoded by the coding sequence ATGGACATCACCATCGACCCCGGATCACCGCTTCCCCCGTACGAACAGGTGCGCCGGACAATCGCGGAGCTGGCCGCCGCCGGCGCCCTGCCCGCCGGCACCCGCCTGCCCCCGGTGCGCCACCTCGCCACCCAGCTCGGCCTGGCCGTCAACACCGTCGCCCGCTCCTACCGCGAACTCGAACAAGCCGGCCTCGTCGAAACCCGCGGCCGTGCCGGCACCGTCATCACACCCGCCGCCGCCGGCATCCCCGCCGCCGCCCAGCGGGCAGCCCAGCACTACGCCGAACAGACCCGCGCCCTCGGCCTGACCCCCGAGCAGGCCCTCGACCTCGCCCGCGCCGCCCTCACCGCCGGGACCACCCCCGCCTGA
- a CDS encoding TetR/AcrR family transcriptional regulator, translating into MAGTTRLRADAQRNRDQIVAVARVVFAEAGPGAPLDEIARRAGVGVGTLYRRFPDRESLLRAVALEGLAAILADAEAAVEQEPTGWDALVRIVRRSVDLRFSMRLTMLDEHTRQSLKEAPEFRRTRDAVVDVVERVVGLAQAEGSMRRDVGAGDVFAMVSLLLRPPSRSAEISDLLVRRSLALILDGLRAGRHSALPGEPIGVADLHLDS; encoded by the coding sequence ATGGCCGGAACCACGCGACTGCGGGCCGATGCGCAACGCAACCGCGATCAGATCGTGGCCGTGGCCCGGGTCGTGTTCGCCGAGGCCGGTCCGGGGGCTCCGCTGGACGAGATCGCCCGGCGCGCCGGGGTCGGGGTCGGCACTCTCTACCGGCGTTTCCCGGACCGGGAGTCGTTGCTGCGGGCCGTGGCCCTGGAGGGTCTGGCGGCGATCCTGGCCGACGCCGAGGCCGCGGTCGAGCAGGAGCCGACCGGCTGGGACGCCCTGGTGCGCATCGTGCGGCGGTCTGTCGATCTGCGTTTCAGCATGCGGCTGACCATGCTCGACGAGCACACCCGGCAGTCCTTGAAGGAGGCGCCGGAGTTCCGGCGGACCCGCGACGCGGTGGTCGACGTGGTGGAGCGGGTGGTGGGGCTGGCGCAGGCCGAGGGCTCGATGCGCCGCGATGTCGGTGCCGGTGATGTCTTCGCGATGGTGTCGTTGCTGTTGCGGCCGCCGAGCCGGTCGGCGGAGATCTCGGACCTGCTGGTGCGGCGCAGTCTGGCGCTCATCCTGGACGGCCTGCGCGCCGGGCGGCACAGTGCGCTGCCGGGTGAGCCGATCGGCGTGGCCGACCTGCATCTGGATTCCTGA
- a CDS encoding AraC family transcriptional regulator encodes MDPLSEVLALLKPRSYITAGFDAGGDWALELDDLAGRIKCYAVVKGSCWLTIDGDAPVLVPQGACFVLPTGRTAVIGSAADVEPVRSSVVLDPGGGGKVVTYNGGGDVYLVGSRFEAGSPHVELLLRDLPPLMVVKTADDRARLRWSIELMMEEFRDPRPGSALIAQQLAHMMLVQALRLYLAAPARDDVGWFAALADPQVHAALAAMHANPAHSWTVRELATTAGMSRTVFAERFRARAGETPIAYLARWRMMLAAERLQQGNDTIARIAGSVGYESEHAFSTAFKRIMGAAPRRYTASVGENGSAGSAL; translated from the coding sequence GTGGATCCGCTGAGTGAGGTCTTGGCGCTGCTGAAGCCGCGCAGCTACATCACCGCCGGATTCGATGCCGGCGGTGACTGGGCGCTGGAACTCGATGACCTGGCCGGCCGGATCAAGTGCTACGCGGTCGTCAAGGGCTCCTGCTGGCTGACGATCGACGGCGACGCGCCGGTGCTCGTCCCGCAAGGCGCCTGTTTCGTGCTGCCCACCGGCCGGACGGCTGTCATCGGCAGCGCAGCGGACGTCGAGCCGGTGCGCTCCTCCGTGGTGCTCGACCCCGGCGGCGGCGGAAAGGTCGTCACCTACAACGGTGGCGGGGACGTCTATCTGGTCGGCAGTCGCTTCGAAGCCGGAAGTCCGCATGTCGAACTGCTGCTGCGTGACCTACCGCCGCTCATGGTGGTCAAAACCGCCGACGACCGCGCCCGGTTGCGCTGGTCGATCGAGCTGATGATGGAGGAGTTCCGCGACCCCCGCCCCGGCTCGGCCCTGATAGCCCAGCAGCTCGCGCACATGATGCTGGTGCAGGCGCTGCGCTTGTACCTGGCCGCGCCGGCCCGTGACGACGTCGGCTGGTTCGCTGCACTCGCCGACCCGCAGGTGCATGCCGCCCTGGCTGCGATGCATGCCAACCCCGCCCACTCCTGGACCGTCCGGGAGCTCGCTACGACTGCCGGGATGTCGCGCACCGTCTTCGCCGAGCGCTTCCGGGCCCGCGCCGGTGAGACCCCGATCGCCTACCTGGCCCGGTGGCGGATGATGCTCGCCGCCGAGCGCCTCCAGCAGGGTAACGACACCATCGCCCGGATCGCCGGCTCTGTGGGATACGAGTCCGAGCACGCCTTCAGCACCGCGTTCAAACGCATCATGGGTGCGGCCCCGCGACGCTACACCGCTTCCGTCGGTGAGAACGGCTCCGCCGGCAGCGCGCTCTGA
- a CDS encoding dynamin family protein encodes MTSGPLTARLATLCDEIVAQVGPQASDQVRQVRHRLAEPLRVAIAGRLKAGKSTLVNALTGRRVAPTAAGECTRVVTRLRYGSADRVDAVLRDGTRRSLPLDEQGMIPQRLGVSAARVAYLDVLLTSEKLRDLTVVDTPGLASADTALSQRAATQLGAPFDADIDADSTAEIAAAEAVIYVFTQAVRADDVQALQAFRAASARLASSPINALGVLGRIDTLAGGAGDPWPLAEPLARQQSALLSRTVAQVVPIAGLLAETAETARLTDADTEALRRLAALPGTDLRILLASVDLFRTRPAPVSPAHRARLLELLDLYGIGFCLAQLSAEPGLRTGDLARRLTQVSGLPRLHHTIEHTLRGRADAIKAGWALARLERLAGHSTGTDRDVVRDATEQLLRDPAYHRLRLLEVAQRVTTGRVALPADREQELIRLATSDNPRTVLRLPQAGPAQLTAAAVEAANRWRVYANAGAGPAQARVAQVAHRGFHLLAQSLRTDPGAWPPQPAATPGPAAITAARPPGAATASPDEEATLASGSHAGHDDEHTVVHGNRDDEQTVVHTSDGDEQTVVSGARRPGAAGRQASTGDETTRTGHRPAGADEATRVRR; translated from the coding sequence ATGACGAGCGGACCGCTCACCGCCCGGCTGGCCACCTTGTGTGACGAGATTGTCGCCCAGGTCGGTCCGCAGGCCTCCGACCAGGTACGACAGGTGCGCCACCGGCTCGCCGAGCCGTTACGCGTTGCCATCGCCGGTCGGCTGAAAGCCGGAAAGTCGACACTCGTCAACGCCTTGACCGGGCGGCGGGTGGCGCCCACCGCGGCCGGCGAGTGCACCCGCGTGGTCACCCGGCTGCGCTACGGCAGCGCCGACCGGGTCGACGCGGTGCTGCGTGACGGCACCCGGCGCAGCCTGCCGCTGGACGAGCAGGGCATGATCCCGCAGCGCCTCGGCGTCAGCGCGGCCCGCGTCGCCTATCTGGACGTGCTGCTGACCAGCGAGAAACTGCGCGACCTGACCGTCGTGGACACCCCCGGGCTGGCCTCGGCCGACACCGCGCTGTCGCAGCGCGCCGCCACTCAGCTGGGCGCGCCGTTCGACGCGGACATCGACGCCGACTCCACCGCCGAGATCGCCGCCGCCGAGGCTGTCATCTACGTGTTCACCCAGGCCGTGCGGGCCGATGACGTGCAGGCGTTGCAGGCCTTCCGGGCGGCTTCGGCCCGGCTGGCCTCCAGCCCGATCAACGCCCTGGGTGTGCTGGGCCGCATCGACACCCTGGCCGGTGGGGCCGGTGACCCGTGGCCGCTGGCCGAGCCCCTCGCCCGCCAGCAGAGCGCACTGCTGTCGCGTACGGTCGCGCAGGTCGTGCCGATCGCCGGGCTGCTGGCCGAGACCGCCGAGACCGCCCGGCTGACCGACGCCGACACCGAGGCCCTGCGCCGGCTGGCCGCCCTGCCCGGCACCGACCTGCGGATCCTGCTCGCCTCGGTGGACCTGTTCCGCACCCGCCCGGCCCCGGTCAGCCCGGCGCACCGGGCCCGGCTGCTGGAGCTGCTCGACCTGTACGGCATCGGCTTCTGCCTGGCCCAGCTCAGCGCCGAACCCGGCCTTCGTACGGGCGACCTGGCGCGCCGCCTCACTCAGGTCTCCGGCCTGCCCCGGCTGCACCACACCATCGAGCACACCCTGCGCGGGCGTGCCGACGCGATCAAGGCCGGCTGGGCGCTGGCCCGCCTGGAACGCCTGGCCGGGCACAGCACCGGCACCGACCGCGATGTCGTGCGCGACGCCACCGAGCAGCTGCTGCGCGACCCGGCCTACCATCGGCTGCGGCTGCTGGAGGTGGCCCAGCGCGTCACCACCGGCCGGGTCGCGCTGCCCGCCGACCGGGAACAGGAACTGATCCGCCTGGCCACCAGCGACAACCCCCGCACGGTGCTGCGGCTGCCGCAGGCCGGCCCCGCGCAGCTCACCGCCGCGGCGGTCGAGGCCGCCAACCGCTGGCGGGTGTACGCCAACGCCGGTGCCGGCCCGGCGCAGGCCCGCGTGGCCCAGGTCGCCCACCGCGGCTTCCACCTGCTGGCCCAGTCCCTGCGCACCGACCCCGGCGCCTGGCCGCCGCAACCGGCCGCAACGCCCGGGCCCGCCGCGATCACTGCAGCCCGGCCGCCGGGCGCCGCCACCGCGAGCCCCGACGAAGAGGCAACCCTGGCATCGGGCAGCCACGCCGGCCACGACGACGAGCACACGGTGGTGCACGGCAACCGCGACGATGAGCAGACGGTGGTGCACACCAGCGACGGCGACGAGCAGACGGTGGTGTCCGGCGCCCGCCGGCCCGGTGCCGCGGGACGGCAGGCGAGCACCGGCGACGAGACCACGCGCACCGGGCATCGGCCGGCGGGCGCCGACGAGGCGACGCGGGTGCGGCGATGA
- a CDS encoding dynamin family protein → MSAPRELAAALDAAVADALAAVRVTDSDAGAELAEVRRRRVTRPSIVLVGETKRGKSSLVNALLGVPGLSPVDVAVATATYLHFLPGAGTAVTAYVPGLSEPLELDARQLGSWATGRDLPAGLRGARRIEVTHPAPLLQYLTLIDTPGVGGLDPAHTAVALDAVDRATALLFVADASAPLSQPELDFLVAASERVDTVVFALSKVDAYPGWRRIAEDNRALLRAKAPRFAAAPWFPVSARLAELACTLPAAEQAPLVEAAHIAALQHALVELAGHSHQLQLANVLRAAHAELTRQEHAAQARLSAAEADPARSAAVRQERAALAARKRTESRQWALLLNTETQRARVETVSSLRTRISGLQQEFTARIEHSRGEALAGLPDALDTELQALAVTLSGELRETFRQVGQRVLAQVFDDDELAALLDRLNATLRHALDSGAPRDGSGDNLLIALSAGGIAVMAGRGALFGASVLGVGGAMAGGLLIPVAGLGLGLAAGGYVLYRRRVQTDRQQARMWLRDVLTDARAALQDEISYRFTDLQYALGVAVDDAVERRLRELDTQLAELDAAAAEDAAGRARRRAEAGAELHRLRAQLRHADEVLARARSLAPASVPSVQEL, encoded by the coding sequence ATGAGCGCGCCGCGCGAGCTGGCCGCCGCGCTCGACGCCGCCGTCGCGGATGCGCTGGCCGCGGTGCGGGTGACCGACTCCGACGCCGGGGCCGAGCTGGCCGAGGTGCGCCGGCGGCGGGTGACCCGGCCCTCGATCGTGCTGGTCGGTGAGACCAAGCGGGGCAAGAGCAGCCTGGTCAACGCCCTGCTCGGGGTGCCGGGGCTGTCCCCGGTGGACGTCGCCGTGGCCACCGCGACGTACCTGCACTTCCTGCCGGGTGCCGGTACGGCCGTCACCGCGTACGTGCCGGGGTTGAGCGAACCGCTCGAGCTGGACGCGCGTCAGCTGGGGTCGTGGGCAACCGGCCGCGACCTGCCCGCCGGGCTGCGCGGGGCACGCCGCATCGAGGTCACCCACCCGGCGCCGCTGCTGCAGTACCTCACGCTGATCGACACGCCGGGCGTCGGCGGGCTGGACCCGGCGCACACCGCGGTGGCGCTGGACGCGGTGGACCGCGCGACGGCGTTGTTGTTCGTGGCCGATGCCTCCGCGCCGTTGTCGCAGCCCGAGCTGGACTTTCTGGTGGCCGCCAGCGAGCGCGTCGACACCGTGGTGTTCGCGCTGAGCAAAGTCGACGCCTATCCCGGGTGGCGGCGCATCGCCGAGGACAACCGGGCGTTGCTGCGCGCCAAAGCCCCCCGGTTCGCCGCGGCGCCGTGGTTCCCGGTGTCGGCCCGGCTGGCCGAGCTGGCCTGTACGCTGCCGGCCGCCGAGCAGGCCCCGCTGGTCGAGGCCGCGCACATCGCGGCGTTGCAGCACGCCCTGGTCGAGCTGGCCGGGCACAGCCACCAGCTGCAGCTGGCCAACGTGCTGCGCGCCGCCCACGCCGAGCTCACCCGGCAGGAACACGCTGCCCAGGCCCGGCTGTCCGCGGCCGAGGCCGACCCCGCCCGGAGCGCGGCGGTACGGCAGGAACGCGCCGCCCTGGCTGCCCGCAAGCGCACCGAGTCGCGGCAGTGGGCGCTGCTGCTCAACACCGAGACCCAGCGCGCCCGCGTGGAGACGGTCAGCTCGCTGCGTACCCGGATCAGCGGGCTGCAGCAGGAGTTCACCGCCCGCATCGAGCACAGCCGGGGGGAGGCCCTGGCGGGGCTGCCCGACGCGCTCGACACCGAGCTGCAGGCCCTGGCCGTCACCCTGTCCGGGGAGCTGCGTGAGACGTTCCGCCAGGTCGGGCAGCGGGTGCTGGCGCAGGTGTTCGACGACGACGAGCTGGCCGCCCTGCTCGACCGGCTCAACGCCACGCTGCGCCACGCGCTGGACTCCGGTGCCCCGCGCGACGGTTCCGGCGACAACCTGCTGATCGCGTTGTCGGCCGGCGGCATCGCGGTGATGGCCGGGCGCGGCGCCCTGTTCGGTGCCTCGGTGCTCGGGGTCGGCGGTGCGATGGCCGGGGGACTGCTGATCCCGGTCGCCGGGCTCGGGCTCGGGCTGGCCGCCGGCGGCTACGTGCTGTACCGCCGCCGGGTGCAGACCGACCGGCAGCAGGCCCGCATGTGGCTGCGTGACGTGCTCACCGACGCCCGCGCCGCGCTGCAGGACGAGATCTCCTACCGCTTCACCGACCTGCAGTACGCCCTGGGTGTCGCCGTGGACGACGCGGTCGAGCGGCGGCTGCGCGAGCTGGACACCCAGCTGGCCGAGCTGGACGCGGCCGCCGCCGAGGACGCCGCCGGGCGGGCCAGACGCCGCGCCGAGGCCGGTGCCGAGCTGCACCGGCTGCGCGCTCAGCTGCGACACGCCGACGAGGTCCTCGCCCGGGCCCGGTCCCTGGCACCCGCTTCCGTCCCTTCGGTTCAGGAGTTGTGA